The DNA region GACTTTGGTCAGGGAGAGAACCCCCAGGCAGTAAAACTTGTCCGTTTTGTGGAGCGATTTAGGGGTATGGGGTGGATTGCTGCAAGAGATGTGATGCGATGGTACTCTCGCCGCCAAATGGACGCCAAGGATGCACGGGTTTTCATGATGCAAGTAGTTAACTTTGGGTATGCAGTTACGAATGGAGAGGAACCCGATTCTAAGAAATTTAGGATTCAGATCGTCCCTGACACCCCTGACAAATCCCTTCAAGACCTTTCCCTGCAAAGAATTGAAGCTCCTGACAAAAGGGAGCGTGTCACTTTTTTGAGAGAGAAATGGGGGAAGTAGGGTCAAGTTGACCATTCAAATAAGCACATCGATGAGCCAGCACTTGAGGAACATGATCTTCTCTCCATTGAGCACCGGAAATTTGAGTGCGACGGTCAATCTGTTTGACCCATGACTCGACATCCCCAGAACCAATTGGAATGCCTTCGCTCTGGTAATATTCATAGTTGGGAATCCGGTCTTGGTGAGTCCGCAAATAGTCGCAGAATTTATGCGCTTGGGGTTTGTTCAACGCATCAAACAAAGCTAACACCTCATTCACCTTGCCTTGCCACAACAGAGTTTCTGCCTCCTGCAAGCGTTTGAGCGACCCACCCACTTTGTATAGGTTTTCCTTGAGGTGATACCAGTCTAAAATCTCCCGGCGTGGGCTACTCAACTGCATTTGAGCATACACTCCCCAAATTCCCGGATGTCCGTCCCCTAGACAATACAACAGGGTCGCTGTCACTAAGGTTTCCACCCATTGACACAGTTGGTCATTGGCTTGGTAATAAGCTACCCCAACACCATCCCCATTCACCCGCAAGGCTTTGTACTGTCGCCATTGGCTCGGTTTTCCGGCTGGGGTGATTAGGCGAATGTTGCCCCCGTCCAAACTCATTTGGTTGACCTCAACGGCTCTGTCGCCCTCTGGAGGGCTAAAGTCTTGGCGATGCACGATGCGTTGCTGGGTCTTCAGGCTGACTTTGATGCCAGTCATGATTGCGACTTCTGCTGCCGCCTCCCGGTAGGAGGCATTTGCACTGGCTCGTAAGCAGCACATCTCCAGGTATGGACTGATTTGGCTACTGGGTTTGACCTCTAGCGCCAGTGCTTGCGCTCGTGTCAACTTCAACGCTCCCAAAATACTCTTTACGCTTCGTTCATAGGCTCCGACGTGCGGGGGACTGACCTGGTCGATAAAAAAATACCGATTTGTGGCGACACATGGACTTGCATCTGCTCTCTCACCGTCGCTTCAATCTCGGCTAACGAACTCATCGGCAGACCTTGAGCTTGTGCGTCCTGGTGCAGAATTTGAGCGATCCGCGCGACATGTTGTTCAAGTTCCTGTTGTTGTTCTGGAGTCATACTGCTGATAGAGAAAGAGACCTATCTCTATGCTCATTTTTCTCCCCAAAAGGTGACACGCTCCCCTGACAA from Leptodesmis sichuanensis A121 includes:
- a CDS encoding ISKra4 family transposase (programmed frameshift); this encodes MTPEQQQELEQHVARIAQILHQDAQAQGLPMSSLAEIEATVREQMQVHVSPQIGNFFIDQVSPPHVGAYERSVKSILGALKLTRAQALALEVKPSSQISPYLEMCCLRASANASYREAAAEVAIMTGIKVSLKTQQRIVHRQDFSPPEGDRAVEVNQMSLDGGNIRLITPAGKPSQWRQYKALRVNGDGVGVAYYQANDQLCQWVETLVTATLLYCLGDGHPGIWGVYAQMQLSSPRREILDWYHLKENLYKVGGSLKRLQEAETLLWQGKVNEVLALFDALNKPQAHKFCDYLRTHQDRIPNYEYYQSEGIPIGSGDVESWVKQIDRRTQISGAQWREDHVPQVLAHRCAYLNGQLDPTSPISLSKK